In Actinomadura luteofluorescens, the sequence CAGGCGCGCGGTCAGCGTGGTGGCCATGGCGACGATCGTGGCCGCGGCGGGGCGGGCGGAGCCTCCCCGCCGCGGCCGAGACCGCTCCCCCGCGCGGGTGAGAAAAAGCGGTTGGCCGGGCGGGGGCGGCCCGGTAGGGTCCCAGGCGGAACCGAAAGGGGGGTGTGGACGTATGGCCGTCGCCGTGGTGGCTGCTGCCCGCAGCAGCATTCAGCCCGTCCTCACTTCCCGGGCCTCCGGCTGATCGTTCTGCTTCGCGCCGCCTGCGGCGCCGTCACGCCGGGGCCCCTTCACGCAAGGGTTCCGATCCGTTGTCTTCCTCTTTCACGGGGTCGTCTCCTCTGGCCGCCTACGGCTGGGACGACGCTCTGGAGCATGAGTTCACCTCCCACCGCGCGGCGGGGCTGATCCCCGCGCGGGTCGCCGCGGTCGACCGCGGCCTGTGCGACGTCGTCACCGAGAACGGCCCGGCGCGGGCCTCCACCGGGTCCACCGGGTCCACTGGTTCCGGTGGTGATCCGGTGGCCGCGCCGTGCACGGGTGACTGGGCCGCGCTGCGCGCCGGCGGCCCGGACGGGCGCCCGGCGGTGGCGGCGCTGCTGCCGCGCCGGACCGCGATCGTGCGGTCGTCGGCGTCGCGGGATTCGCACGGCCAGGTGCTGGCCGCCAACGTCGACACCGTCGCGGTCGCGGTGTCGCTGGCCGCCCCGCTGGATCTGGGGCGGATCGAGCGGCTGCTGGCGCTGGCCTGGGAGAGCGGGGCGCGGCCGGTGGTCGTGCTCACCAAGGCCGACCGGGTCCCCGGCACGGCCGGGGAGCGCGCCGAGGTCGCCGCCGCCGCGCCGGGCGTGGACGTGGTGGCCTGCAGCGCCGCGACCGGTGAGGGCGTGGAGATCGTCCGCGCCGTCGTGTCGGGGACGGTGGTGCTGGTCGGCCCGTCGGGCGCGGGCAAGTCCACGCTGGGCAACGCGCTGCTGGGCGCCGAGGCGCTGGCCACGGG encodes:
- the rsgA gene encoding ribosome small subunit-dependent GTPase A, whose amino-acid sequence is MSSSFTGSSPLAAYGWDDALEHEFTSHRAAGLIPARVAAVDRGLCDVVTENGPARASTGSTGSTGSGGDPVAAPCTGDWAALRAGGPDGRPAVAALLPRRTAIVRSSASRDSHGQVLAANVDTVAVAVSLAAPLDLGRIERLLALAWESGARPVVVLTKADRVPGTAGERAEVAAAAPGVDVVACSAATGEGVEIVRAVVSGTVVLVGPSGAGKSTLGNALLGAEALATGEVRAGDGKGRHTTVRRQLLPLPGGGVLIDTPGLRGVGLFEAAQGLERTFADVEELAARCRFGDCEHRSEPGCAVLGAVEDGTLPRRRLDSYRKLLRENAWAASRTDRRLRAEREDRTKAISRWQRQLYRERGRDR